The genomic interval CGCCTTGTCCCGGCCTGGTTGGCTACCCGACATACGCACACTCCACACGAACCGCCTGCGTCACCACCGGGACAAAGTAAATATCTACGGTTAATCCGTGGTTACTCCAGTCCAGCCGAACGGAACGTTACCAAATGATTAAGGAACCATACGGACGAAGCGTGAGTGCGACTAACTCGCTTGGTGCTTTCCGCATCAATTAACCGCGCCACAACGAAATCGACCAGGCGCGGCCGCGAGAGTGTACAATGACCCGGTCAGGACGTGCACTTTTCGTTAACCGTCACACCTGCAGCAAGCTCAACAAGACGGAAAGCGCACGGGGAGACGAGGCACGTGAACGAACAGATCACTCGAGCCGAGCATGCGTTCGTCACCGGCGGACGCACTGCGAGCTCGCGTGTACCGAAGGCTTCCGCCGGAGCGTCGGCGAAATCAATCCGTCGTCGCGTTCTTCTGATCCAGACCCAGGCCGAGAACGCCGGTGCGCAGGAAATCTCTCGTCTTGTCGGCGCCGGCCTTGCGGCGCGCGGCTACGACGTTGCGAACCTGTTCTTCTTCCGGCAATCGCGCGGGTTCGACGAGCCCGCGAACACCGTCTATTGCGCCCCGCAGCGTCCCGGCAATCCGCTGTCGTTCCTCCGCTTCCTGGTGGCGCTTGGCCAGCAGATCCACGCCGCCCGCCCCGACGCCATCCTGACGTTTCAGCACTATGGCAATGCTATCGGCGGTGCGATCGCGCGGCTGGTGAGCCCGGCGCCGGTGATCGCCAATCAAGTATCGGCGCGGCTGACGATGCCGGGCTGGCTGCAGAAGCTCGACCTGATGATGGGGCGGCTCGGCATCTTCCACACCATTACGGTGAATTCTGAAGACATGCTGCGCGACTATTCGCGCTATCCGGATTCGTACCGTAGGCGCCTCACCCATGTTCCGCACGGCTTCGATCGCAAGCACTCAACGCTGGCGAAAGCCGACGCGCGACGCCGGTTCGCCTTGCCGGTCGACGGCGTCGTTCTCGGCACCGCGGCGCGGCTGCATCCGCTGAAGCAGCTCGACGCCAGCATCCGGGTTTTGCCGGCGCATCCGACTTGGCGGCTGGCGCTGGCGGGGCACGGACCGGACGAAGCGCGGCTCCGCGCGCTCGCCGACCAGCTCGGTGTCGCCGATCGGGTGTTCTTCGTCGGTGAAATCACGCCTGAGCAGGTCGCCGATTTCCTCGCTTGCCTCGACGTGTTCGTGTTCCCGTCGCTGGCCGAGACCTTCGGGCTCGCCGCCGTCGAGGCCGCCCATGCCGGGGTGCCCGTGGTTGCCAACAATCTGCCGGTTCTACGCGAGGTGCTGTCGTATCAGGGCGAACCGGCGGCAGTGCTGGTCGATGCTGCAGACGCGACCGCGCTCGGCGCCGCGATCAGTGCCGTGCTGAACGACCCTGCGCTCAGGGTGCGACTCCAGCGCAGTGGCGAAGGTCTGATGAATAGATACTCTGTCGACGCCATGGTCGATGAATACGTCCGCATTCTCGAACAGGCGATATAGTTTTTTTGACGGATTGTCTGATGATTGTTGAGCTTCGTTTCGACCAGCAAAGACCTCGAGCATGGATGCGCCA from Rhodopseudomonas palustris carries:
- a CDS encoding glycosyltransferase family 4 protein; this translates as MRRRVLLIQTQAENAGAQEISRLVGAGLAARGYDVANLFFFRQSRGFDEPANTVYCAPQRPGNPLSFLRFLVALGQQIHAARPDAILTFQHYGNAIGGAIARLVSPAPVIANQVSARLTMPGWLQKLDLMMGRLGIFHTITVNSEDMLRDYSRYPDSYRRRLTHVPHGFDRKHSTLAKADARRRFALPVDGVVLGTAARLHPLKQLDASIRVLPAHPTWRLALAGHGPDEARLRALADQLGVADRVFFVGEITPEQVADFLACLDVFVFPSLAETFGLAAVEAAHAGVPVVANNLPVLREVLSYQGEPAAVLVDAADATALGAAISAVLNDPALRVRLQRSGEGLMNRYSVDAMVDEYVRILEQAI